The Centropristis striata isolate RG_2023a ecotype Rhode Island chromosome 1, C.striata_1.0, whole genome shotgun sequence nucleotide sequence taaatactaaagacaaaaataatctggacttttttctccacaaataAAGCTCTACTTTTTCTCTTTACCAACAGGGATCAAGACTAAGGTCGTGGATGTAACTAAGAAGGACCAAGTCGAAGCCCTAGCCAAGGAACACGACCATATAGATGTCCTGTGCAACATTGCTGGGTACGTTTTCCGTCTTTCCTGTATGTTGTGCTGAATTACCAGATTGCTTATATTGATCAACTCTGCTtagtaaaaaatagaataacatCAGACTTAATCTTGTGAATCAATGAGCCACAGTGTTGCACTGGGCGACGTGTTACTTCATTAACTCCTCCAAGGAGGTCTTTTTTTCAGCTCGGTTTGTAaatctgtttgtcagcaggattacggcAAAATCATTGGCCCAAATTTAATGAAACTTGGGGGACGAGTGCAGTGCCACCAGCGTGTCCAGATGTTTtagataattacattttttttaccatttatacccaAGGCACATTTATTCAGCCCATAGTTTTAAAGATTTACTTGTCAGTGGTACAGGCAGACAGGCACGGGAAGTCAGAAAGTATTAGTGTTTGGTTTTGTCTTTTAATGGGATTTGTTTATAATAACAAATCCAATAAATATTGCCAGCCTTGTCCTTtaacatacatgcatgcagtTTGGATAGTGGTTCTACTTGTTTTGCTGTCCCCACATTAAGCATGTTTATCCATTGCCTGCTTAACAACATTTCCAAAATCCCTATACCTTAAGGTTTAACCTCTACTTGACCTTGTGTCAATCTCCTTAACAACGGTCTCTAAATTGGCCCCTTGTTTGGCTCAGTCAAATGTTGAGGGGGTTAACGCAGCAGTTGGACCAGCATGTATTTCCTGTTTAATAATTGTATTTCAAATCATCACTTGCACTCTTGTTTATGATTCAGATTGATTGACATTAAAGGTATTTTATCTCCTAGCTAAAGCCATATGTATAGTACTATCCTTTGTGATACCGTGAGATCTAAGTTTACATCTCATGTACTGTATGCAGGTTTGTGCACCATGGTTCCATCTTGGAGTGTGAAGAGGCCGACTGGGACTTCACAATGAATGTGAACGTGCGCAGCATGTACCTCATGTCCAAGGCTTTCCTACCTAAGGTGACCTTTGCCCTCTTTACCAAATGCTGTTCCTGAGAGAATGAAATAGGTGCTATTATAAATTGAGTGACATATGCTTTTCTTTTGTTCTCATCCTTTGTCCACTGGGATTAGCTGTATTACTCTGAGCCTGTGACATGATGGGCAGTGACTGCCCAATCACTAATCCAGCTTTAGCCGCAAACTAACCAAACCATCTCAAAGGGCACTTTAAAGCTTGGATCATAGCATGTTTCCCGTTAATTTTATGAAAaccattgcatattttttctccTACTTTTACCATTTATATTCTGCTAATATGCCACCTTTCTAACTTGTTTTGTCACTCTAGATGTTGGCAAAGAAGTCAGGAAACATTATTAACATGGCATCTGTTGCATCAAGCATAAAAGGTAAATCTTCCGATGCTTGTAGAACAACATTTATGCCCAATTAAAGGGACATTAAGTCGTTGAAGTATGACCATGTTCATTGTAATCCTCTTAGCTCAGATAATTGCTCTgcgtgtgtgtccatgtgtgagTGACATATGTGTTTCCTCGACACAGGTGTTGTGAACCGGTGTGTCTATAGTACCTCCAAGGCTGCAGTGATTGGGCTCACTAAATCTATTGCCGCTGATTTCCTTGAGAAAGGCATTCGCTGTAACTGTGTTTGTCCTGGTAAGTTTATAacgcccttcaaaataaaaccaaatgtcTTCAAGTACTATATAATGTTAATAGCTTCTGAACAATAtctaacaaacacaaaatgtactgaaggagtccttaaaaaaaagtacacgGATGTTTTGAGAAATATTCTCATTCCATTTGGGtacattatgtatttaaaatatatacaagccttgagtttgttcattttaaagccagTCTAAATGGCTGCAGTTCAAACTCATCAGGGTTTTTGGAAcccatttatatgtatgtggtCATCAAAATCATTTAATTTGTCAAAGGGAATTTATATTTCTCTATTCAGTATTAGAATGAGGTTTTACAGAAAATTGAAGGTTCCTTTTTCCTGATTTCTCAGGTACCGTTGATACTCCATCACTGAGGGGTAGGATCCAGGCCCAACCTGATCCAGAACAGGTACAGTCGGCTCTGATTTACTCTACCGTTTTCTTTAATCTTAATCTGACACTAATGCCTGCATGAGTCATCAAACAGGTACATCTTGTCTTGGTTTCCACAAGAAGAAATCCTAGATATTGGAGATAATGAATGATGCAACTCTATCTCCTCAGGCTTACAAGGATTTCATGGCAAGACAGAAAACTGGCAGAATGTGCACAGCTGAAGAGGTGGCATTCCTGTGTGTATACTTGGCCTCAGATGAGGTGAGTCCTTTGCAGATCATCATACGCATGTAACAGTACATCCACTTCCTGCAGAGTTTGCAGGACCTTATATGCACAGAGGTCCAGGTACTTTTTATTCAATAAATGTGAGGGAATTTGCAGCCTAGTGGGAGTTAGAGGGAATCCATAAATTCCTCACTGTAACTCTATCATGTTACAGTGAATTCTTGGGAAAACGTTGTGCATGTTAAATACATCATGGCAAATCCATTATGTATTGAAGTAAATGGGGGTGATGTTTAACAGCAAAATATCCGTTTACAATCTCACACtgcagtataatccaagtcTCGTTTTTTTTCTAGTCGTAATCTCAGTACCCACATAAAAACCTGCATTTTTGCTGTAATCTTATATTAACAACACTTTCACCACTACCATCTCATGCTTGTGCAGGCACACTAATCAAATAGTGATCTATTTAAGGCTGAAGTATTGCTTtaacaaagtaaaaatatatgttaataaGAAATAAAGGATTCAGCAGAATTGTATTTCCTGCAATGTGGAGAATGGTAAATGCTTTAGATCCTCATGGTGGGAAATAAAatttacaatgtttttcttacaattttaaattatcaaaagatTTTACAAACTCTATTTTTGGTGTGTGATAAAAAAGATTCCTTGCTACTTCTCCTAGTGTATGTAGGCTATGCTTAACCCCAAAGTAAACGTTTAATGTCCCAAATGTATAAATGCAGATAAAGTTGCTGTTGATTGCTTAGCAGTGAAATGATATCCCAGTGACCTGATGTTCCTTGGCTCCTTCACAGTCTGCCTATGTGACTGGGACGGAGCATATCATCGATGGAGGATGGCGACTGTAAGAAAACGGTTGGAGGCTTATTATAGCAGTAGTGGAGACTTCTCTTCTAATTTGAagccaagatttaaaaaaaaaaaaaaaaagaaaagtttttgatTTTGCATATTGTGTTTATATATTCTGTGGGAGAGATTTCCCATTCTTTAAACTCAAATATATGCTGCAAATGCCAAAATAGTAATATGCTGACTGACACTGTAATAAACTGACTAACAcagctaactaactaactggtGTTGTCAATTCATTATAAAAAGATCCATtgctaaatcatttaaaaagaaatctgtgAATTTGATTAATGGTGAAATATGTTTAATTGTTATTAAAATGTCTTCATCACAAATACCTTTGAGTGGCTTTTCTGTTTGACTCAACTTACTCCCCCCTCAGCCAAGCAGCACTCCTGTGCTACATACATACTTGGACATCACTAATCCGCCTCATTCCCAATTCCCAGCTGCTCTATCTGCCTCTTGGCTGCCAGAAACGCTGCACACTTGAGGTTAACACGCGATGGCCATGTTTACGATATGAGGTGAGctgttttttccctttaaatacattatatattgtggTAGCCCTGTCAGAGCCTCTCTCTTGCTAGCTACTGTGCATGTGGAGCCAGTGTGGAGAGTTCACTGACAGCTGTTGGTCTGgagcacacacagacagctaCTGTCAAGGAATCCAATATCGGACAGGGCTTCCCTCTCGAATTTAAAACCATGTGTGTCGGACAGAAAGGTTGAATTGTGCATTTCTATTGTCACCGAAATCAGGGTTTAATCGGTGACCGGGTCCATTTTGCACTGAAGGGTCGCTTCACAGCTCATTAGTTGCCGTAGCAATACAGTCTGAAGGCATTGGCGTTAATGTATCGTGAATCTGACGTTATCTGCAACCTAACGTTGTTTTGTATAAACGGTTTTCAGTTAAAAAGCCAAGCTAATATTTGAACCACTTTAAAATGAGGGGATATGTTGCAAGTTATGCTGGTTAGCTTCCCCTGCTGAGGAAGCATGTCCTTGTCCGATAATGGGTTCATCGGTATGGTTTATCTTGAGGCGTGGATTTATCTCTTCACTAGCTAATGACTTCAGCTagttgtggttttgtgtgaGCGCCGATGAAGCTGTACACTGAACCAAACGCAACTCAACCTCCAAAATTTGCTTTGCTGGCTAGCTAGATGGCCACAGATGCTAGTTGGATAGGTATGCTGTTGACAGTTCCTGGTAAACTCTAACATACTTGCCCTAGCAACCGCTAGCTAACTAGATGAGCCATATGGTCGAGCTGTAAGCATTGATTAGTGTGGTCTGTTCGCAAGTGGATTAGCCGACGTCTGTTGCCACAAGCAACTGTCAAAACATTGTAGTAGCGTTGCTTTACTTTAAATCACTTGTGCAGTCAGCTTTGTGAAATGTATGTCAACGTTTGTGTGTAACATAGCTTGAAATTAAGGTATTAAGAGCATAAAGTTGGATAGCTAATTGTGCGTTTGAATGAGCTGACCTGAATACAGGTCAGTCACTTTAAAGTAGTAAGACATGTTAAAAACACAGCACCCAGTAGCCAGTATGTAACAGTTAGCTACACATTAGCCTTATTAGATCCTCATTTAGACAATCATGTGACCTGGTTTGTTTACTTTGTGTCCTTCCTATGTTCTCCAGATTCATCTTGGGAACATGACAGAGGGTGGTGCTATGTtctacatactgtatgtgctcTCCCAGGTTCCTGGGTCCCATGTTTCCCTGCTCTAAATAGCACAAATTGCCAAAACTTCTAAACAGTTACTGGCTATATGAGCACTTTATTGCACTTACTATAAacacacttcttcttcttcttcttcttcttcttcacttttCAGTTATAGCACATGCTCTACACGACTTATTATGATAGGTAGTTAATATTTACCTTCTAATATTTTATATAgttatttcagtgttttattttctgtctttgatgTGGATATTATTGTGTGCTTTGCTGGACAGTATGTTCTGTAAGCTACTGGGTACCTGAATTTTCCataggataaataaagtatctatcaGTCTGTCTAGCAGAAATAATCTGTGATGACAATATTGTGGACAATAtagtgaatttttgagctgaaatgaaaatagactttttcTATTATATGTGAGTTGTGCTTCTATTTTGCAACAACATTACTATGCAAATATACTCAAAAGGCTGTTTTCCAAagcaaatacatttatttcagaataCTTAACAATAGTGTACATTATATCAACCACTTATAGAAATTAAAACTGGAAATAAACTACATACTACAACAACATATTCATtcgttattcattttaatttcagatTTACAACCAAACATCAGTCTCTGCACTATAATTTCTGTATTAGCGTTTACCGGGAAACATACAAGCTGTTACTGATAGATACCTATGTTGGTTCTACTTCATAAACACACTAGGGATCTGGAGAAAGATGTTCCCCAGCTGTGTTATAGGTTAATATGACTTGGGATAGGGTTATGGGTTTCAGATAATATTTATGAAACACATCAATGTGAAACCACCCAAACACAATACTTAGGAActtaggaccctgggaacataggaccatgACTATATAGGATCATAGGAACATAGATACACTCCAGTTTTCTTTTCCCTTAGTAACACGTCCTGGTCAGACCCAATTCAGTATTTGTTTAagtaaattcaacttttttttttttttaaatggacatCATCAATGTAAAGCCTATATTATGTTTGGCAAAACTGGGCAACTTATCATTTCATGCCATGCCAACTTCCACACCTGTACCAACACCACTGTTCTCCAGTATTTATTAAGTCAACATTATTTGTTTCTCTACTGATAAGACCAACGTGTTCCATGAATAGGAGCCTGCCGTCAGAGCTGGACTTACAGAAGCAGAAGTGAAGGAACTGCCCATCAATGGCCAACCCCACCCCTCGGCTTGATGTACTGTAAGAGAGACGTGAGAGGACCAGAAATACTGTAGCTGATTGCCATGGAGGACACACAGCCAAAGCCTCCTACCCCGGAGCCCAGTCCAGCACCTAGTCCAGCACCAAGTCCAGCACCGAGTCCAGTACCCAGCCCACTGCTGGACAGAATTCCTATACCTACAGCAAACCATGTggaggtaaaaatattttattcataagaaTCGCTTATGCTTTCTGTTATATTCGGTTATATTCAAGCCTGAAAATATACATTGattcttaattaaaaaaaaatacaatgtttatatttattcagtAAG carries:
- the bdh2 gene encoding dehydrogenase/reductase SDR family member 6 isoform X2, whose translation is MGRLDGKVIVLSAAAQGIGRAAAIAFAKEGAQVTATDINGEKLKELDGIPGIKTKVVDVTKKDQVEALAKEHDHIDVLCNIAGFVHHGSILECEEADWDFTMNVNVRSMYLMSKAFLPKMLAKKSGNIINMASVASSIKGVVNRCVYSTSKAAVIGLTKSIAADFLEKGIRCNCVCPGTVDTPSLRGRIQAQPDPEQAYKDFMARQKTGRMCTAEEVAFLCVYLASDELLHSLPM
- the bdh2 gene encoding dehydrogenase/reductase SDR family member 6 isoform X1, which encodes MGRLDGKVIVLSAAAQGIGRAAAIAFAKEGAQVTATDINGEKLKELDGIPGIKTKVVDVTKKDQVEALAKEHDHIDVLCNIAGFVHHGSILECEEADWDFTMNVNVRSMYLMSKAFLPKMLAKKSGNIINMASVASSIKGVVNRCVYSTSKAAVIGLTKSIAADFLEKGIRCNCVCPGTVDTPSLRGRIQAQPDPEQAYKDFMARQKTGRMCTAEEVAFLCVYLASDESAYVTGTEHIIDGGWRL